The following are encoded in a window of Candidatus Omnitrophota bacterium genomic DNA:
- a CDS encoding 8-amino-7-oxononanoate synthase, translated as MHDRSLTLRQLDDQGLLRQLVTIEQVQGPLVRLQGRWVVNWCSNDYLGLSRHPALVQAAAEAAAEWGVGAGGSRLLSGTTRWHAELEARLAAWFGAEDAIVYPSGYHANLGTLETMLSRDDAVIVDRLAHASLIDAARATKAAFRVFHHNDPQHARQVLARSASAKRRVIVTEGVFSMEGDSPPLADLLEAAEAHDALLYCDDAHGAFVLGEQGRGTPEAQHVPHARLLYMGTLGKALGCQGGFVVGPKTVADYARNAARTFIYTTAPAVPVVAAAAAALGVLGREPEHRRRVQRQAARLHAGLAAAGIPVSASASHVVPIPVGATTRAVQLSTALWTRGHWARAIRPPTVPEGAARLRIGVTALHTDEQIDQLVEALTHELTRCNG; from the coding sequence GTGCATGATCGTTCCCTTACGCTACGGCAGCTTGATGATCAGGGGTTGCTGCGGCAGTTGGTGACGATTGAACAGGTGCAGGGGCCCCTGGTGCGCCTTCAGGGGCGCTGGGTCGTGAATTGGTGCTCCAATGATTATCTGGGGCTCTCCCGGCATCCAGCGCTCGTCCAGGCGGCGGCCGAGGCCGCCGCCGAGTGGGGGGTGGGGGCTGGAGGATCGCGGCTGCTGTCGGGGACGACGCGCTGGCATGCGGAGCTTGAAGCGCGTCTCGCCGCATGGTTCGGCGCCGAGGACGCCATCGTCTACCCCAGCGGCTATCACGCGAATCTCGGAACGCTGGAGACGATGCTCTCGCGCGATGATGCCGTTATCGTCGATCGGCTCGCGCATGCCAGCCTCATCGATGCCGCGCGCGCCACAAAGGCCGCTTTCCGCGTCTTTCACCACAACGATCCTCAGCATGCGCGGCAGGTCCTTGCGCGCAGCGCCTCGGCCAAGCGCCGCGTCATCGTGACGGAAGGCGTCTTCAGCATGGAGGGCGATTCACCACCGCTCGCGGATCTGCTGGAGGCGGCCGAGGCGCATGACGCCCTCCTCTATTGCGACGATGCCCATGGAGCGTTTGTCCTGGGCGAGCAGGGGCGCGGCACGCCCGAAGCGCAGCACGTGCCTCATGCGCGCCTCCTCTATATGGGAACCTTGGGCAAGGCGCTTGGCTGCCAGGGAGGATTTGTCGTGGGGCCGAAGACGGTGGCGGACTATGCACGCAATGCGGCGCGCACCTTCATCTATACGACAGCGCCAGCCGTGCCGGTCGTTGCGGCGGCCGCTGCAGCACTAGGCGTGCTGGGTCGGGAGCCTGAGCATCGGCGGCGCGTGCAACGCCAGGCGGCGCGGCTGCATGCAGGGCTTGCTGCGGCCGGCATCCCGGTCTCCGCGTCCGCAAGCCACGTCGTACCGATTCCGGTGGGTGCGACGACGCGCGCCGTGCAGCTTAGCACGGCGCTTTGGACGCGCGGCCACTGGGCGCGGGCCATTCGTCCTCCGACGGTGCCGGAGGGCGCCGCCCGGTTGCGGATTGGGGTCACCGCGCTCCATACCGATGAGCAGATTGACCAGCTCGTTGAAGCGTTAACACATGAGCTCACACGCTGCAATGGGTAG
- the bioD gene encoding dethiobiotin synthase gives MGSPIQIPRGIFITGTDTGVGKTVVACALAAWYRRQGIDVGVMKPIATGGRRMKEAGRWRWVSDDAIALRRAADVEDPWRLVNPICFRDPMAPQAAARQQGQTIRLAVVRNAFRHLSRRHAFVIVEGIGGVLVPLTARATVLDLMKQLQLPAIVVARPGLGTLNHTLLTLRALRHSGVPCQGLIINHAKPPSRRGLNRRIMRSNIDTLQRFAPFLGELPWGLTRVRRLCYIKQNLVAPLEPPPTH, from the coding sequence ATGGGTAGCCCGATTCAGATCCCTCGGGGGATCTTCATTACCGGCACAGACACCGGCGTCGGCAAGACCGTGGTGGCGTGCGCGCTGGCCGCGTGGTACCGTCGCCAGGGCATCGATGTCGGCGTGATGAAGCCCATCGCCACCGGGGGCCGGCGGATGAAGGAAGCGGGACGATGGCGATGGGTCTCGGATGATGCGATCGCCTTGCGGCGCGCGGCGGACGTCGAGGATCCGTGGCGGCTCGTGAATCCCATCTGTTTTCGCGATCCCATGGCGCCACAGGCAGCTGCGCGGCAGCAGGGCCAGACGATTCGCTTGGCGGTTGTCCGGAACGCCTTCCGGCACTTAAGCCGACGCCACGCCTTCGTCATTGTCGAAGGCATCGGGGGCGTGCTCGTGCCGCTGACCGCGCGGGCCACGGTGCTGGATCTGATGAAGCAATTACAGCTGCCGGCCATCGTGGTGGCGCGGCCAGGCCTTGGGACGCTCAACCATACGCTGCTAACACTTCGCGCGTTACGGCACTCCGGCGTGCCGTGCCAGGGCCTGATCATCAATCATGCCAAGCCCCCCTCGCGGCGAGGGCTCAATCGCCGCATCATGCGCAGCAACATTGATACCCTGCAGCGCTTCGCCCCCTTCCTCGGGGAGCTGCCGTGGGGATTGACACGAGTGAGGCGGTTATGCTACATTAAGCAAAATTTAGTCGCCCCACTGGAGCCACCACCAACGCACTGA
- a CDS encoding LacI family DNA-binding transcriptional regulator, which yields MSKIDITHVAKAARVSTTTVSRVLNHVATVNVENRQRVLAAMKRLKYHPNPSARRLASGKANTIGLIIPRYEGVFHSYYALQVIKGAGMAAERLGCDLLLHVTDGKTFPPAVDGVLFADITGCEELLDRVLDEGIPTVVLNHYIQELPVSCVAIDNQGGAKSVVDYLVRLGHREIGTITGDLKTQAGLDRLDGFVKALQAHQIAARDEYIRYGDFGLPSARAATEAFLAMKDRPTALFVASDEMALETINVALAKGVRVPEEFSVVGFDDNPIAAHGRVSLTTVRQPLADMGRQGLEMLYQRKSGKRTAPVKRLLPTELIERQSCRQTWLER from the coding sequence ATGAGTAAAATTGACATCACCCATGTGGCCAAAGCCGCGCGCGTCTCAACGACGACGGTTTCCCGAGTGCTCAATCATGTCGCCACCGTCAACGTGGAGAATCGCCAGCGGGTCCTCGCGGCCATGAAGCGCCTGAAGTACCATCCCAATCCAAGTGCCCGGCGGCTCGCCTCAGGCAAGGCGAATACGATCGGCCTGATCATCCCGCGCTACGAGGGCGTGTTCCATTCCTATTACGCGCTGCAGGTGATTAAGGGGGCTGGCATGGCGGCCGAGCGGCTGGGCTGCGATTTGCTGCTGCATGTGACCGACGGCAAAACGTTTCCGCCGGCCGTGGACGGCGTGTTGTTTGCCGACATCACCGGCTGCGAGGAGCTGCTCGACCGGGTCTTGGATGAGGGCATTCCGACGGTGGTGTTGAACCACTACATCCAGGAATTGCCGGTCAGTTGCGTGGCCATCGACAATCAGGGAGGGGCGAAATCCGTCGTTGATTACTTGGTGCGATTGGGGCATCGAGAGATCGGCACGATCACCGGCGATTTGAAGACGCAGGCTGGATTGGATCGTCTGGACGGGTTTGTGAAAGCGCTGCAGGCGCACCAGATCGCGGCGCGCGATGAGTATATCCGCTACGGGGATTTCGGGTTGCCAAGCGCTCGAGCGGCGACGGAAGCGTTTCTAGCCATGAAAGATCGTCCGACGGCGCTGTTTGTGGCCAGCGATGAGATGGCGCTGGAAACCATCAATGTGGCTCTGGCGAAGGGCGTGCGGGTGCCGGAGGAGTTCTCCGTCGTGGGATTTGATGATAACCCCATCGCAGCGCACGGGCGCGTGTCGCTGACGACGGTGCGGCAACCCTTGGCGGACATGGGGCGGCAAGGCCTGGAGATGCTGTATCAGCGCAAGAGCGGCAAGCGCACCGCGCCGGTTAAGCGTTTGCTGCCGACCGAGTTGATTGAACGGCAATCCTGTCGCCAGACGTGGCTTGAACGATAA
- a CDS encoding saccharopine dehydrogenase-like oxidoreductase, which yields MRMAIRVAVLGAGGLGKAAARIISMKNELRLVAMCDSRGVVVSEEGLDGAAMATIAGDLVEGYQALPQLRQEQEEGGGVAVASRVIAEHDDDPLGELISRAAAFDAMVVALPNLPNEFIPNVIERFASTGASLVVVDVLKRTGAVQQMFALDPLVRSSGSVVMTGCGATPGILAAAAVLAAQSFIEVEKIDIWWGVGIANWDAHKATIREDIAHLPGYSVEKAAAMSDADVAALLAQTQGVLTLRHMEHADDLLLQRVGVIDHLEQVEVGGVMDTQHPKKPVSTTMTLTGITYEGKRASHTFILGDETTMAANVIGPALGYLKRGVWLKDRGLFGVFGCTEFLPMVVR from the coding sequence ATGAGGATGGCCATACGAGTGGCGGTGCTGGGCGCGGGCGGATTAGGCAAGGCGGCGGCGCGGATTATTAGCATGAAGAACGAGCTCCGGCTCGTCGCCATGTGTGATAGCCGAGGCGTGGTCGTCAGCGAAGAGGGGCTTGATGGCGCGGCCATGGCCACCATCGCGGGCGATCTTGTGGAAGGCTACCAGGCGCTTCCGCAGCTCCGCCAGGAGCAGGAAGAAGGCGGCGGTGTTGCCGTGGCGTCCCGCGTCATAGCCGAGCATGACGATGATCCGCTGGGTGAGCTGATCAGCCGCGCCGCAGCGTTCGATGCCATGGTCGTGGCGCTGCCCAATTTGCCGAATGAGTTTATTCCCAATGTGATTGAGCGATTCGCCAGCACCGGCGCGTCCCTGGTGGTGGTGGACGTCTTGAAGCGGACCGGAGCGGTGCAGCAGATGTTTGCGCTTGATCCGCTCGTGCGTTCATCCGGCAGCGTGGTGATGACGGGCTGCGGGGCCACGCCAGGGATCTTGGCTGCGGCGGCGGTCTTAGCGGCCCAGTCGTTCATCGAGGTTGAGAAAATCGATATCTGGTGGGGTGTCGGCATAGCCAATTGGGACGCGCACAAGGCGACGATTCGCGAAGACATCGCGCATCTGCCGGGCTACAGTGTTGAGAAGGCGGCCGCAATGTCCGATGCGGACGTGGCAGCGCTGCTGGCGCAAACCCAGGGCGTGCTGACCCTGCGCCACATGGAGCACGCGGATGATCTGCTGCTGCAGCGCGTTGGCGTCATTGATCATCTCGAGCAGGTTGAGGTGGGGGGCGTGATGGATACGCAGCATCCCAAAAAGCCCGTGTCCACGACGATGACGCTCACCGGCATCACCTATGAGGGAAAACGCGCGTCCCATACATTCATCCTTGGCGATGAAACGACCATGGCGGCTAATGTCATCGGGCCGGCCCTCGGATACCTCAAGCGAGGCGTGTGGCTGAAGGACCGAGGCCTCTTCGGCGTCTTCGGCTGCACGGAGTTTCTTCCGATGGTCGTGCGGTAA